In one window of Silvanigrella paludirubra DNA:
- a CDS encoding GDSL-type esterase/lipase family protein, producing the protein MKRILCYGDSNVWGFVPGSYNSKTKLVKRHNKNELWTTIMQEKLGVEYEVFYDGTNGRTTDLDEINPGRPFRNGFTLLECSLEIHYPINLIILWLGTNDTKKQFNRATFEIKKGLQKIVAFIKESVWGQNACAPKILIICPPPITENLHPEFNFDAIRKSKELSKLYFDLSIEMQCEFLDAGLYIQSSLIDGIHLDSNSCFIIGNRIAEKVNQMSI; encoded by the coding sequence ATGAAAAGAATATTATGCTACGGCGATTCTAATGTTTGGGGTTTTGTACCAGGAAGCTATAATAGCAAAACAAAATTAGTAAAAAGACATAACAAAAATGAACTTTGGACAACCATTATGCAGGAGAAACTAGGTGTTGAGTATGAAGTATTTTACGATGGAACAAATGGTCGTACTACAGATTTAGATGAAATAAATCCGGGTAGACCATTTAGAAATGGATTTACTCTTTTAGAATGTAGCCTTGAAATTCATTATCCAATTAATTTAATTATTCTATGGCTTGGAACCAATGATACAAAAAAACAATTTAATCGAGCTACCTTTGAAATTAAAAAAGGTTTGCAAAAAATTGTTGCTTTTATAAAAGAATCCGTGTGGGGGCAAAATGCATGTGCACCTAAAATTTTAATTATTTGCCCGCCACCAATTACTGAAAATTTACACCCTGAATTTAACTTTGATGCGATAAGAAAATCAAAAGAATTATCAAAATTATATTTCGATTTATCTATTGAAATGCAATGTGAATTCCTAGATGCGGGGCTTTATATTCAATCGAGCTTAATAGATGGTATACATTTAGATTCCAATTCATGCTTTATCATTGGTAATAGAATAGCTGAAAAAGTAAATCAAATGAGTATTTGA